The following are from one region of the Pygocentrus nattereri isolate fPygNat1 chromosome 20, fPygNat1.pri, whole genome shotgun sequence genome:
- the shoc1 gene encoding protein shortage in chiasmata 1 ortholog isoform X1 gives METDLILSPPDRPVLPEPFLSASQLAAESLSPVCRQVLLSDGDREAMEKAVWMAEKHPQCVAEFLLAEPQISSPSVRSQSLPELLSLLEAERETQSTDSLTNPQRLSTFTLLPQKPTQWSLTEPMTVEQHTVADTGKDPAEQFSLLSLIQIDELLKTSAERAVQDLPVSVREGSVHSKAVLTSVPSRVEAGKAVKFMLLEEAPQKQSTISESRETATEPAAANEFLPNDTRSGVISSTPISTENLNHLSENTPKKEDSIHLKTDLNQLPHTPAERHGGIPSKTPLDPPDDLEVAKVTPVEQKLEESLTSTASVSLAQSVRQGGESEPNPAALQSSWRSFSVSKPQEDLDPLSSFIMLRTVQRSLVVQKPPQIPLNTAVADPAQKYMREPTPVLGVSEKAKNSKASLGITEKAFSKTIYVQATENERFAYFELHALARPSLRRVRELDQNALRRKDFTSLTPEDTRFYLKQQEKLLSMSRGRECVYDDMALLHILVRVKELLLRCDLTTAIDYMEEAQSTCSMGGLKELLRRLQVLQYVTYRKEEQEPSPRVLHLQEQMSTYLQRNTSNTVLVVAATERVRAELVTALSQVPGSCVSTVLPGGLNKVDSRTVIDSLSCSRSVIVCRQQIGSDFPWQKFSVVLELDSLCHSTISSFCSQNNVNYICFCTATPKTEAAVSPQAYLDSVPFLVFVTEGLLKHSDLLHLLESTYNMTLLERSYSQSMQKLESPDRYDVITVDEKTAILLQDLEELQREKASNSVVIRLSALSLQFTRCWIILHCGEQHSKLVYGDTFNNLVLIYSSFVLFGLKSEDLDVKVFLVRDVADIAWYVYQICLHTLLSSEKSVWSWLDRDWFSVLQTEEESCLVCFPCINPLVSQLMLRRAPSLQWLLEASFSELKDKFPEIPHKVCKLFSDVTALHRLSAAPSKSEPENAAPLQSNDNLCPPHPQLPHWAVNGDEPHSDSLTDTQLFLTSSSTELSSPESVQQQGAVDTGWRGTVGGASVGQSECACNSHLQPWPGEPAQNERNADSFGDGEDQWTVDASSLSAPDLSYSHTHILHTECPAPAVLLGQISPVEETEMLPPPLWRSSACGTSSRGQQSNAYSISPQYQQGAERKRPARDAAGETVFPQCKRGRLLFERIPGRCDGQTRLRFF, from the exons ATGGAGACAGACCTGATCCTGTCACCTCCTGACAGGCCAGTCCTGCCAGAGCCGTTTCTGTCCGCTAGTCAGCTCGCAGCTGAGTCTCTGTCCCCAGTCTGCAGACA GGTTTTGCTCTCAGACGGTGACCGTGAGGCTATGGAGAAGGCTGTGTGGATGGCAGAGAAACATCCTCAGTGTGTTGCTGAATTTCTCCTGGCAG AACCACAGATATCTAGCCCTTCAGTCAGAAGTCAGTCTCTCCCAGAGCTTCTCTCATTACTGGAGGCCGAGAGAGAAACTCAGAGCACTGACTCGCTCACAAACCCACAGAGACTGTCCACATTTACCCTGCTACCCCAGAAGCCCACCCAGTGGTCACTTACTGAGCCCATGACTGTGGAGCAGCACACAGTTGCTGATACAGGGAAGGATCCTGCAGAGCAGTTTTCattgctctctctcattcagatCGATG aACTGCTGAAAACGTCTGCTGAAAGAGCTG TCCAGGATCTTCCAGTCAGTGTGAGGGAGGGATCAGTCCACAGCAAAGCTGTACTGACTTCTGTGCCCAGCCGTGTGGAGGCGGGCAAAGCTGTGAAGTTCATGCTGCTGGAGGAAGCTCCTCAGAAACAGAGCACCATCTCCGAGAGCAGAGAAACAGCAACAGAACCAGCGGCTGCTAATGAGTTTCTGCCAAATGACACTCGAAGTGGGGTGATCTCGAGTACTCCCATTAGTACCGAGAATCTCAACCATCTCTCTGAGAACACACCCAAAAAAGAAGATAGCATTCATCTAAAGACCGATCTGAACCAACTTCCTCACACACCTGCAGAAAGACACGGAGGGATACCATCAAAAACTCCACTGGATCCTCCAGACGACCTCGAGGTGGCCAAGGTTACACCTGTAGAGCAAAAACTAGAAGAAAGCCTCACATCCAcagcatctgtttctctggcgCAGTCTGTTCGTCAGGGAGGAGAGAGTGAACCTAATCCAGCAGCATTACAGAGCAGCTGGAGGAGCTTCTCTGTCTCTAAACCTCAGGAGGACCTTGATCCTCTGTCCTCGTTTATAATGTTAAGAACTGTGCAGAGGAGTCTGGTAGTTCAAAAACCTCCACAGATCCCCCtaaacacagcag ttGCAGACCCGGCTCAGAAGTACATGAGAGAGCCCACCCCAGTTTTAGGAGTATCAGAAAAGGCCAAGAACAGTAAAGCCAGTCTTGGCATCACAGAAAAAGCCTTCAGCAAAACCATCTATGTTCAGGCTACAG AGAATGAGAGATTTGCATATTTTGAGCTGCATGCGTTGGCCCGGCCATCCCTCAGGAGAGTGCGTGAGTTGGACCAGAACGCTCTGAGAAGGAAGGACTTCACCAGCCTGACGCCTGAAGACACGCGATTCTACCTGAAACAGCAGGAGAAGCTGCTCAGCATGAGTCGGG GCAGGGAGTGTGTATATGATGATATGGCTCTGCTTCACATTCTGGTGAGGGTGAAGGAATTGCTGCTCAGGTGTGACCTCACCACTGCGATCG ATTACATGGAGGAGGCACAGTCCACGTGTTCAATGGGAGGTCTGAAAGAGTTGCTGAGGAGGCTCCAGGTGCTGCAGTATGTGACCTACAGGAAGGAGGAGCAGGAGCCCAGCCCCAGAGTGCTGCACCTGCAGGAGCAGATGAGCACTTATTTGCAGAGAAACACCTCCAACACG GTTCTGGTGGTAGCAGCTACGGAGCGTGTGAGGGCAGAGCTGGTAACAGCCCTCAGTCAGGTACCAG GAAGCTGTGTATCCACTGTTCTACCTGGGGGCCTGAACAAAGTGGACAGTAGAACAgttatagacag tcttTCCTGCAGTCGGAGTGTCATAGTGTGCCGTCAGCAGATTGGATCTGATTTCCCCTGGCAGAAGTTCAGTGTGGTGTTGGAGCTTGACTCCTTGTGTCATTCCACCATCAGCAGCTTCTGCTCACAGAACAACGTCAACTACATCTGCTTCTGCACAGCAACGCCGAAGACAG aggCAGCCGTTTCCCCTCAGGCCTATCTGGACAGTGTACCTTTTCTGGTGTTCGTCACAGAGGGTTTGCTGAAGCACTCAGACTTGCTGCATCTGCTGGAGTCAAC GTATAATATGACTCTGCTGGAGAGGAGCTACAGTCAGTCTATGCAAAAGCTGGAATCACCTGACCGGTATGATGTCATTACGGTGGATGAAAAAACAGCCATTCTCCTGCAG GATCTGGAAGAGCTGCAGCGGGAGAAAGCGTCAAATTCTGTGGTGATTAGACTTTCAGCTCTTTCTCTGCAGTTCACCCGCTGCTGGATAATACTGCACTGCGGCGAACAGCACAGCAAACT TGTGTATGGCGATACGTTCAATAACCTGGTGCTGATCTACTCGTCCTTCGTGCTGTTTGGACTCAAGTCAGAGGACCTAGATGTAAAG GTTTTTCTCGTGCGTGATGTAGCAGACATAGCCTGGTATGTGTATCAGATCTGCCTGCACACTCTACTGAGCTCAGAGAAGAGTGTGTGGAGCTGGCTTGACCGGGATTGGTTCAGTGTGCTGCAGACAGAG GAGGAGagctgtttggtttgttttccgTGCATTAATCCTTTGGTATCCCAGCTTATGCTGAGGAGAGCTCCTTCTCTGCAGTGGCTGCTGGAAGCTTCATTCTCTGAGCTCAAGGACAAATTCCCTGAGATACCACACAAAGTCTGCAAG ctcttCAGTGATGTTACAGCTCTCCACAGACTCAGTGCTGCCCCCTCTAAATCTGAGCCTGAAAACGCAGCTCCACTACAGTCTAATGACAACCTGTGCCCTCCTCATCCTCAGCTCCCTCACTGGGCTGTAAATGGAGATGAGCCTCATTCAGACTCGCTCACTGACACACAGCTGTTCCTCACATCCTCGTCCACTGAGCTGAGCAGCCCTGAGTCTGTCCAGCAGCAGGGCGCTGTGGATACAGGCTGGCGTGGGACAGTGGGTGGAGCCTCTGTGGGTCAGTCAGAGTGTGCGTGTAACTCACACTTGCAGCCATGGCCTGGAGAACCTGCTCAGAATGAGCGCAACGCAG ACTCCTTTGGTGACGGAGAGGACCAGTGGACAGTGGACGCTTCGTCTCTGTCAGCCCCAGATCTCTCTTACTCACATACCCACATTCTACATACTGAGTGTCCTGCCCCCGCAGTCCTGCTGGGTCAGATTTCACCTGTGGAAGAGACGGAAATGCTGCCCCCGCCGCTGTGGAGAAGCAGTGCCTGTGGAACAAGcagcagggggcagcagagTAACGCCTACAGCATCTCACCCCAGTACCAGCA GGGCGCCGAGAGGAAGAGACCAGCGCGAGATGCTGCAGGAGAGACGG TGTTTCCACAGTGTAAGAGAGGGAGGCTTCTGTTTGAGAGAATACCAGGACGGTGTGACGGACAAACGCGGCTCAGGTTTTTCTGA
- the shoc1 gene encoding protein shortage in chiasmata 1 ortholog isoform X2, translated as METDLILSPPDRPVLPEPFLSASQLAAESLSPVCRQVLLSDGDREAMEKAVWMAEKHPQCVAEFLLAEPQISSPSVRSQSLPELLSLLEAERETQSTDSLTNPQRLSTFTLLPQKPTQWSLTEPMTVEQHTVADTGKDPAEQFSLLSLIQIDELLKTSAERAVQDLPVSVREGSVHSKAVLTSVPSRVEAGKAVKFMLLEEAPQKQSTISESRETATEPAAANEFLPNDTRSGVISSTPISTENLNHLSENTPKKEDSIHLKTDLNQLPHTPAERHGGIPSKTPLDPPDDLEVAKVTPVEQKLEESLTSTASVSLAQSVRQGGESEPNPAALQSSWRSFSVSKPQEDLDPLSSFIMLRTVQRSLVVQKPPQIPLNTAVADPAQKYMREPTPVLGVSEKAKNSKASLGITEKAFSKTIYVQATENERFAYFELHALARPSLRRVRELDQNALRRKDFTSLTPEDTRFYLKQQEKLLSMSRGRECVYDDMALLHILVRVKELLLRCDLTTAIDYMEEAQSTCSMGGLKELLRRLQVLQYVTYRKEEQEPSPRVLHLQEQMSTYLQRNTSNTVLVVAATERVRAELVTALSQVPGSCVSTVLPGGLNKVDSRTVIDSLSCSRSVIVCRQQIGSDFPWQKFSVVLELDSLCHSTISSFCSQNNVNYICFCTATPKTEAAVSPQAYLDSVPFLVFVTEGLLKHSDLLHLLESTYNMTLLERSYSQSMQKLESPDRYDVITVDEKTAILLQDLEELQREKASNSVVIRLSALSLQFTRCWIILHCGEQHSKLVYGDTFNNLVLIYSSFVLFGLKSEDLDVKVFLVRDVADIAWYVYQICLHTLLSSEKSVWSWLDRDWFSVLQTEEESCLVCFPCINPLVSQLMLRRAPSLQWLLEASFSELKDKFPEIPHKVCKLPHWAVNGDEPHSDSLTDTQLFLTSSSTELSSPESVQQQGAVDTGWRGTVGGASVGQSECACNSHLQPWPGEPAQNERNADSFGDGEDQWTVDASSLSAPDLSYSHTHILHTECPAPAVLLGQISPVEETEMLPPPLWRSSACGTSSRGQQSNAYSISPQYQQGAERKRPARDAAGETVFPQCKRGRLLFERIPGRCDGQTRLRFF; from the exons ATGGAGACAGACCTGATCCTGTCACCTCCTGACAGGCCAGTCCTGCCAGAGCCGTTTCTGTCCGCTAGTCAGCTCGCAGCTGAGTCTCTGTCCCCAGTCTGCAGACA GGTTTTGCTCTCAGACGGTGACCGTGAGGCTATGGAGAAGGCTGTGTGGATGGCAGAGAAACATCCTCAGTGTGTTGCTGAATTTCTCCTGGCAG AACCACAGATATCTAGCCCTTCAGTCAGAAGTCAGTCTCTCCCAGAGCTTCTCTCATTACTGGAGGCCGAGAGAGAAACTCAGAGCACTGACTCGCTCACAAACCCACAGAGACTGTCCACATTTACCCTGCTACCCCAGAAGCCCACCCAGTGGTCACTTACTGAGCCCATGACTGTGGAGCAGCACACAGTTGCTGATACAGGGAAGGATCCTGCAGAGCAGTTTTCattgctctctctcattcagatCGATG aACTGCTGAAAACGTCTGCTGAAAGAGCTG TCCAGGATCTTCCAGTCAGTGTGAGGGAGGGATCAGTCCACAGCAAAGCTGTACTGACTTCTGTGCCCAGCCGTGTGGAGGCGGGCAAAGCTGTGAAGTTCATGCTGCTGGAGGAAGCTCCTCAGAAACAGAGCACCATCTCCGAGAGCAGAGAAACAGCAACAGAACCAGCGGCTGCTAATGAGTTTCTGCCAAATGACACTCGAAGTGGGGTGATCTCGAGTACTCCCATTAGTACCGAGAATCTCAACCATCTCTCTGAGAACACACCCAAAAAAGAAGATAGCATTCATCTAAAGACCGATCTGAACCAACTTCCTCACACACCTGCAGAAAGACACGGAGGGATACCATCAAAAACTCCACTGGATCCTCCAGACGACCTCGAGGTGGCCAAGGTTACACCTGTAGAGCAAAAACTAGAAGAAAGCCTCACATCCAcagcatctgtttctctggcgCAGTCTGTTCGTCAGGGAGGAGAGAGTGAACCTAATCCAGCAGCATTACAGAGCAGCTGGAGGAGCTTCTCTGTCTCTAAACCTCAGGAGGACCTTGATCCTCTGTCCTCGTTTATAATGTTAAGAACTGTGCAGAGGAGTCTGGTAGTTCAAAAACCTCCACAGATCCCCCtaaacacagcag ttGCAGACCCGGCTCAGAAGTACATGAGAGAGCCCACCCCAGTTTTAGGAGTATCAGAAAAGGCCAAGAACAGTAAAGCCAGTCTTGGCATCACAGAAAAAGCCTTCAGCAAAACCATCTATGTTCAGGCTACAG AGAATGAGAGATTTGCATATTTTGAGCTGCATGCGTTGGCCCGGCCATCCCTCAGGAGAGTGCGTGAGTTGGACCAGAACGCTCTGAGAAGGAAGGACTTCACCAGCCTGACGCCTGAAGACACGCGATTCTACCTGAAACAGCAGGAGAAGCTGCTCAGCATGAGTCGGG GCAGGGAGTGTGTATATGATGATATGGCTCTGCTTCACATTCTGGTGAGGGTGAAGGAATTGCTGCTCAGGTGTGACCTCACCACTGCGATCG ATTACATGGAGGAGGCACAGTCCACGTGTTCAATGGGAGGTCTGAAAGAGTTGCTGAGGAGGCTCCAGGTGCTGCAGTATGTGACCTACAGGAAGGAGGAGCAGGAGCCCAGCCCCAGAGTGCTGCACCTGCAGGAGCAGATGAGCACTTATTTGCAGAGAAACACCTCCAACACG GTTCTGGTGGTAGCAGCTACGGAGCGTGTGAGGGCAGAGCTGGTAACAGCCCTCAGTCAGGTACCAG GAAGCTGTGTATCCACTGTTCTACCTGGGGGCCTGAACAAAGTGGACAGTAGAACAgttatagacag tcttTCCTGCAGTCGGAGTGTCATAGTGTGCCGTCAGCAGATTGGATCTGATTTCCCCTGGCAGAAGTTCAGTGTGGTGTTGGAGCTTGACTCCTTGTGTCATTCCACCATCAGCAGCTTCTGCTCACAGAACAACGTCAACTACATCTGCTTCTGCACAGCAACGCCGAAGACAG aggCAGCCGTTTCCCCTCAGGCCTATCTGGACAGTGTACCTTTTCTGGTGTTCGTCACAGAGGGTTTGCTGAAGCACTCAGACTTGCTGCATCTGCTGGAGTCAAC GTATAATATGACTCTGCTGGAGAGGAGCTACAGTCAGTCTATGCAAAAGCTGGAATCACCTGACCGGTATGATGTCATTACGGTGGATGAAAAAACAGCCATTCTCCTGCAG GATCTGGAAGAGCTGCAGCGGGAGAAAGCGTCAAATTCTGTGGTGATTAGACTTTCAGCTCTTTCTCTGCAGTTCACCCGCTGCTGGATAATACTGCACTGCGGCGAACAGCACAGCAAACT TGTGTATGGCGATACGTTCAATAACCTGGTGCTGATCTACTCGTCCTTCGTGCTGTTTGGACTCAAGTCAGAGGACCTAGATGTAAAG GTTTTTCTCGTGCGTGATGTAGCAGACATAGCCTGGTATGTGTATCAGATCTGCCTGCACACTCTACTGAGCTCAGAGAAGAGTGTGTGGAGCTGGCTTGACCGGGATTGGTTCAGTGTGCTGCAGACAGAG GAGGAGagctgtttggtttgttttccgTGCATTAATCCTTTGGTATCCCAGCTTATGCTGAGGAGAGCTCCTTCTCTGCAGTGGCTGCTGGAAGCTTCATTCTCTGAGCTCAAGGACAAATTCCCTGAGATACCACACAAAGTCTGCAAG CTCCCTCACTGGGCTGTAAATGGAGATGAGCCTCATTCAGACTCGCTCACTGACACACAGCTGTTCCTCACATCCTCGTCCACTGAGCTGAGCAGCCCTGAGTCTGTCCAGCAGCAGGGCGCTGTGGATACAGGCTGGCGTGGGACAGTGGGTGGAGCCTCTGTGGGTCAGTCAGAGTGTGCGTGTAACTCACACTTGCAGCCATGGCCTGGAGAACCTGCTCAGAATGAGCGCAACGCAG ACTCCTTTGGTGACGGAGAGGACCAGTGGACAGTGGACGCTTCGTCTCTGTCAGCCCCAGATCTCTCTTACTCACATACCCACATTCTACATACTGAGTGTCCTGCCCCCGCAGTCCTGCTGGGTCAGATTTCACCTGTGGAAGAGACGGAAATGCTGCCCCCGCCGCTGTGGAGAAGCAGTGCCTGTGGAACAAGcagcagggggcagcagagTAACGCCTACAGCATCTCACCCCAGTACCAGCA GGGCGCCGAGAGGAAGAGACCAGCGCGAGATGCTGCAGGAGAGACGG TGTTTCCACAGTGTAAGAGAGGGAGGCTTCTGTTTGAGAGAATACCAGGACGGTGTGACGGACAAACGCGGCTCAGGTTTTTCTGA
- the LOC119261803 gene encoding protein shortage in chiasmata 1 ortholog-like, which produces MSTGRLRCGQMAVMFSNVKYRAIDYSCEVSARHRLTKSLLMLPVPILLDRNVYPHTGHVQKTYRTPWTHGNLRSMCQLELELTGSVLDCLKTELCGLDSLERFGVSLAELGEVVPSSNPVSQGSVMSEEALWLQGAEREAGCREWTDSFSPADINSACFSYQDLFLPEEMIVSDPLRQFRSRLPPFLKLVQRSKILAVPDPLHLLSGVFFSGRQLEPYDVSCDEPTSSSASQSVEEFRKESILTVESLMLPVGIEQVVVRKRYSLSVTSLQESLDITPEPAEEQTSLIDALRKVAPAGGLNSLRCERFDAPASDSDATNRTVSPGILHSNTSYEQ; this is translated from the exons ATGAGCACCGGCAGATTACGTTGTGGTCAGATGGCTGTAATGTTCTCAAATGTCAAATACAGAGCCATTGACTACAGCTGCGAG GTGTCAGCCAGACACAGGCTCACGAAGAGCCTGCTGATGCTACCAGTTCCCATCCTGCTGGACAGAAACGTCTACCCCCACACAGGGCATGTTCAGAAGACGTACAGAACTCCATGGACGCATG GAAACCTGAGGTCCATGTGTCAACTTGAATTGGAATTGACTGGGTCGGTTCTAGACTGTTTGAAGACCGAACTCTGTGGGCTTGACTCTTTGGAAAG GTTTGGGGTCTCTTTGGCTGAACTGGGTGAAGTGGTGCCCAGCTCCAATCCTGTGTCTCAGGGCTCCGTGATGTCCGAGGAGGCTCTCTGGCTGcagggagcagagagagaagctggATGTCGCGAATGGACAGACAGCTTCAGTCCGGCTGATATAAACTCAGCCTGTTTTAGTTACCAAG ATCTCTTCCTCCCTGAGGAGATGATAGTGAGCGATCCTCTGAGGCAGTTTCGGAGTCGACTGCCTCCGTTCCTGAAGTTAGTGCAGAGGTCAAAAATTCTGGCTGTACCAGATCCACTGCATCTTCTGTCTGGAGTCTTTTTCTCTGGCAG GCAGCTTGAGCCTTACGATGTGTCCTGTGACGAACCTACCAGCAGTTCAGCATCTCAGTCGGTTGAGGAATTCAGAAAAGAATCCATTTTGACTGTAGAG TCCCTGATGTTGCCTGTTGGAATTGAGCAGGTTGTGGTGCGGAAGAGGTATTCCTTGTCCGTTACCAGCCTGCAGGAGTCTCTGGACATCACCCCCGAACCAGCTGAGGAGCAGACTTCTCTCATAGACGCTCTTAGGAAAG TCGCTCCTGCAGGGGGTCTGAATTCACTGCGTTGTGAGAGATTTGATGCACCTGCTTCTGACTCGGATGCCACTAACAGGACGGTGTCTCCAGGTATCTTGCATTCAAACACTTCATATGAGCAGTGA